One stretch of Cohnella algarum DNA includes these proteins:
- a CDS encoding sigma-70 family RNA polymerase sigma factor, producing MPEYEHLEDVKRARRGDNEAFSKLVKEMQTDLYRMARSFMENDADCADAIQEAILSAYRGLPKLKEPAYFRTWMFRILLRECHRMRRRIKITVPWTEALAGKEYGNVREPEIDLYVAVRQLDESLQTVVRLHYFMDLPLGEIAKVMDVPEGTLKSRLHRARRLLAKWLRGPEENAPAGEVPGGSALEK from the coding sequence TTGCCGGAATATGAACATTTGGAAGACGTCAAACGCGCGCGAAGAGGCGACAACGAGGCCTTTTCAAAATTGGTAAAAGAGATGCAGACTGATTTGTACCGAATGGCCCGCTCATTCATGGAAAACGACGCCGACTGTGCGGATGCGATCCAGGAGGCGATTCTGAGCGCTTATCGAGGGCTGCCGAAACTGAAAGAACCGGCTTATTTCCGGACATGGATGTTTCGGATTTTGCTGCGGGAATGCCATCGGATGCGGAGAAGGATAAAAATTACGGTTCCGTGGACGGAAGCGTTAGCGGGAAAGGAGTACGGGAACGTTCGGGAGCCGGAGATCGATTTATACGTGGCCGTTCGCCAACTGGACGAGTCCCTGCAGACGGTCGTCAGGTTGCACTACTTTATGGATTTGCCATTGGGAGAAATCGCGAAAGTAATGGACGTGCCGGAAGGAACGTTAAAATCGCGGCTGCACCGGGCGCGGAGGCTACTGGCAAAATGGCTCCGGGGACCGGAAGAAAACGCGCCGGCAGGAGAAGTGCCGGGAGGTTCGGCTCTTGAGAAATAG
- the sufC gene encoding Fe-S cluster assembly ATPase SufC produces the protein MSSLFEIRGLKSTIEGKEILKGLDLSIQGGEVHAIMGPNGTGKSTLASSIMGHPKYEVTEGEVFLEGEDVLEMAVDERARAGLFLAMQYPSEITGVTNSDFLRSAINARREEGSEISLIKFIRLMEGKMKELEMNPEFMHRYLNEGFSGGEKKRNEILQMMMLEPKLVILDEIDSGLDIDALKIVAAGVNAMRTAERSFLIITHYQRLLNYIKPDFVHVMMQGRIVKSGGPELAERLEAEGYDWVKEELGIVDETVGQA, from the coding sequence ATGTCCAGCTTGTTCGAAATCCGTGGTCTGAAATCGACCATTGAAGGCAAAGAAATTTTGAAAGGTCTCGACCTGAGCATTCAAGGCGGGGAAGTTCACGCCATCATGGGACCGAACGGCACCGGCAAAAGCACGCTCGCTTCCTCTATTATGGGACACCCCAAATACGAAGTGACCGAAGGCGAAGTGTTTCTCGAAGGCGAAGACGTTCTGGAAATGGCGGTGGACGAGCGCGCCCGCGCCGGCCTGTTCCTCGCGATGCAATATCCGAGCGAAATTACCGGCGTGACGAATTCCGACTTCCTGCGCAGCGCGATCAACGCCCGCCGCGAGGAAGGCAGCGAGATTTCGCTGATCAAGTTCATCCGTCTGATGGAAGGCAAAATGAAAGAGCTGGAAATGAATCCCGAGTTCATGCACCGTTATTTGAACGAAGGTTTTTCCGGCGGCGAGAAGAAGCGGAATGAAATTTTGCAAATGATGATGCTTGAGCCCAAGCTCGTTATTCTGGACGAAATCGACTCGGGTCTTGACATCGACGCGCTGAAAATCGTTGCCGCGGGCGTCAACGCGATGCGTACGGCGGAGCGCAGCTTCCTGATCATCACGCACTATCAGCGTTTGCTTAACTACATCAAGCCGGATTTCGTGCACGTCATGATGCAAGGCCGCATCGTGAAGTCGGGCGGGCCGGAATTGGCCGAGCGTCTGGAAGCCGAAGGCTACGACTGGGTCAAAGAAGAGCTGGGAATCGTCGACGAGACGGTTGGCCAAGCGTAA
- a CDS encoding cysteine desulfurase, with the protein MDVNALKAEFPILHQNVNDHPLVYLDNAATSQKPRSVIEAVKRYYEWDNANVHRGVHTLGSRATDAYEGAREKVARFLNAASAREIIFNRGTTAGLNLVASGYARQTLKEGDEIVITPMEHHSNLIPWQQAAKATGATLKYIPLQPDGTISLADVESTITARTKIVSVTYVSNVLGTVNPIAKIAEIAHRNGAVIVVDGAQSAPHLKVDVRALDVDFYAFSGHKMCAPTGIGALYGKAQLLERMEPVEYGGEMIDFVDLYESTWKELPWKFEGGTPIIAGAVGLGAAIDFLESVGLDAIDKHEKQLTRYAIERLSAIDGISIYGPREERAGLVTFNLGDIHPHDVATVLDTEGIAIRAGHHCCQPLMRWLEVSATARASFYLYNTEQDVDRLADALVKTKEFFGYEP; encoded by the coding sequence ATGGACGTTAACGCGCTTAAAGCCGAATTCCCGATCTTGCACCAAAACGTGAACGATCATCCGCTCGTGTATCTCGACAATGCGGCCACCTCGCAAAAGCCCCGCAGCGTCATCGAAGCGGTGAAACGTTATTACGAATGGGATAACGCCAACGTTCACCGGGGCGTCCATACGCTCGGTTCCCGGGCGACGGACGCTTACGAAGGAGCGCGGGAAAAGGTCGCCCGATTTCTGAACGCCGCTTCCGCGCGCGAAATCATTTTCAATCGCGGAACGACGGCGGGCCTCAACCTTGTCGCCTCCGGCTACGCCCGGCAGACGCTCAAGGAAGGCGACGAAATCGTCATCACCCCGATGGAGCATCACAGCAACCTCATTCCGTGGCAGCAGGCGGCCAAGGCGACGGGCGCGACGCTCAAATATATTCCGCTCCAGCCGGACGGCACGATTTCGCTCGCGGACGTGGAAAGCACGATAACCGCGCGCACGAAGATCGTTTCCGTCACGTACGTTTCGAACGTGCTGGGTACGGTCAATCCGATCGCCAAAATCGCCGAGATCGCCCACCGGAACGGAGCCGTGATCGTCGTCGACGGCGCCCAAAGCGCGCCTCATCTGAAGGTTGACGTTCGGGCGCTCGATGTTGATTTTTATGCGTTTTCCGGCCATAAAATGTGCGCCCCGACCGGAATCGGCGCGCTTTACGGAAAGGCGCAACTGCTGGAGCGGATGGAGCCGGTGGAATACGGCGGGGAAATGATCGATTTCGTCGACCTTTACGAATCGACGTGGAAGGAGCTTCCGTGGAAATTCGAAGGCGGGACTCCGATCATCGCCGGGGCGGTCGGACTCGGGGCGGCGATCGATTTTCTCGAGTCGGTCGGGCTGGACGCCATCGACAAGCACGAAAAGCAGTTGACCCGCTATGCGATCGAGCGGCTTTCCGCCATCGACGGCATTTCGATCTACGGGCCTCGCGAGGAACGCGCGGGACTCGTTACGTTTAATCTTGGCGACATTCATCCCCATGACGTTGCGACCGTATTGGATACGGAAGGCATCGCCATCCGGGCCGGACACCATTGCTGCCAGCCGCTGATGCGCTGGCTCGAAGTCAGCGCGACGGCAAGGGCGAGCTTTTACCTGTACAATACCGAACAGGATGTCGACCGTCTGGCCGACGCTCTGGTCAAAACAAAGGAGTTTTTCGGCTATGAACCTTGA
- a CDS encoding DUF4179 domain-containing protein: protein MNFSDVERALRAVRNKAAVSGVPETIERKIDETLRSLPERRMKERRGLASRIVAMSSAVAIAVGSALAAAALSPQAEAALRQLPLVGSIFAQAHDWGLRQTDTAGLTTAVGLTDTSNGIRLTLEKAVYDGIRFSAAFAMKTADGRKVEPAPGEYGITMDYAWNIKGESERYAGKGSAVEDESGKLVGFIDVTPPERLPDSFVVGLKVSKIGDRTGDWSFSFPISSLKENSKIIEPIAASSNRQISISVREVKLTPMTTEIEFDYSQPSGVNLPIGFELMDGDGIALELISSQSGMTTEAGSAVSRGSWKIQFGPAPENTTKLFFRPYFYQNAPKAEYRIRMNEMPSEDAPLVLPQGESGELRITEVILEADKTVVRYDVIGSSPQEQANMLSLETADGADVPRNPMKAEKTLDPFKRRYEKEFAPVPKDAELVFITQPAKTREFLNELELEFAIPGSV, encoded by the coding sequence ATGAACTTTAGCGATGTGGAAAGAGCGCTGCGGGCTGTCCGAAATAAAGCAGCCGTATCCGGAGTGCCGGAGACAATCGAACGGAAAATCGACGAGACGCTCCGATCGCTTCCCGAACGGAGAATGAAAGAACGACGCGGATTGGCCTCACGCATTGTGGCAATGTCGTCCGCGGTGGCGATTGCGGTCGGATCGGCGTTGGCCGCCGCTGCATTATCTCCTCAGGCAGAGGCCGCGTTACGCCAATTGCCTTTGGTCGGATCGATTTTTGCCCAAGCCCATGATTGGGGGCTTCGACAAACGGATACTGCCGGACTGACAACAGCCGTTGGACTGACGGATACGTCGAACGGAATCCGTCTCACGCTAGAAAAGGCCGTGTATGATGGCATCCGATTTTCGGCGGCATTTGCCATGAAAACGGCAGATGGACGCAAGGTAGAACCGGCACCGGGAGAATACGGCATCACAATGGATTACGCTTGGAACATAAAAGGAGAAAGCGAGCGTTACGCTGGAAAAGGGAGCGCGGTGGAAGACGAATCGGGAAAGCTTGTAGGATTTATTGATGTAACACCGCCGGAGCGGTTGCCGGATTCGTTCGTCGTCGGCCTTAAAGTTTCGAAAATAGGAGATAGAACGGGCGATTGGTCGTTCTCGTTCCCGATCTCCTCGCTTAAGGAAAACTCGAAAATAATCGAGCCAATAGCGGCTTCTTCCAACCGCCAAATCTCAATTTCAGTCCGAGAAGTGAAGCTGACTCCAATGACGACGGAAATCGAGTTCGATTACAGCCAGCCTTCCGGAGTTAATTTGCCGATCGGCTTCGAACTGATGGACGGGGATGGAATCGCGCTGGAGCTGATCTCTTCCCAATCCGGGATGACGACCGAAGCCGGGAGCGCCGTATCGCGGGGAAGCTGGAAAATTCAGTTCGGTCCCGCACCTGAAAATACGACCAAGCTTTTTTTTCGTCCCTATTTTTATCAAAATGCGCCCAAAGCGGAATACCGCATACGGATGAACGAAATGCCCTCCGAGGACGCTCCGCTCGTCTTGCCCCAAGGAGAGTCAGGAGAATTGCGGATCACCGAGGTTATTTTAGAAGCGGACAAAACGGTCGTACGCTACGATGTTATCGGCTCGAGTCCGCAAGAGCAAGCGAACATGTTGTCGCTTGAAACGGCCGATGGAGCGGACGTACCCCGAAATCCGATGAAAGCGGAGAAAACCCTCGATCCTTTCAAGCGCCGGTATGAAAAGGAATTCGCTCCGGTCCCGAAAGATGCCGAGCTTGTCTTCATTACGCAGCCTGCGAAAACTCGCGAATTCCTGAACGAATTAGAGCTTGAATTCGCTATTCCTGGTTCCGTCTGA
- a CDS encoding DUF1802 family protein, which translates to MERPIALREWAVAVRALEEGRQAIVLRKGGIAEETKEFRLESPEFYLFPSYEHQRPELVKPEFRDAVEATRAEAAANPGRVRLTSYAEAAEDYEVTDAKTLERLNELHIWTADYAEERLKWKKTKPLHVLLLRVFKFDEPIEIPESDSYGGCKSWLRLEEEIAQRTRKPVLDDRQFANQAELLSRAVRG; encoded by the coding sequence ATGGAACGACCGATTGCGCTCAGGGAATGGGCCGTCGCCGTGCGCGCGCTGGAGGAAGGCCGGCAGGCGATCGTGCTGCGCAAGGGAGGAATTGCCGAGGAGACGAAGGAGTTCCGGCTGGAAAGCCCGGAATTTTATCTTTTTCCTTCCTATGAACATCAGCGCCCCGAACTGGTAAAGCCGGAATTCCGGGATGCGGTCGAAGCGACGCGCGCGGAAGCGGCCGCGAACCCCGGAAGGGTTCGGTTGACCTCCTACGCCGAGGCGGCGGAGGATTACGAAGTGACGGACGCAAAGACGCTGGAACGGCTGAATGAGCTGCACATATGGACGGCAGACTATGCGGAGGAACGGCTGAAGTGGAAAAAAACGAAGCCGCTGCACGTGCTGCTGCTGCGAGTTTTCAAGTTCGACGAACCGATCGAAATCCCCGAAAGCGACAGCTACGGCGGCTGCAAGTCGTGGCTGCGCCTGGAGGAAGAGATCGCGCAACGGACGCGCAAGCCGGTTTTGGACGATCGGCAATTCGCGAACCAAGCGGAGCTTCTGTCGCGCGCTGTTCGGGGCTGA
- the sufD gene encoding Fe-S cluster assembly protein SufD, translated as MSTPTTSFGREAAAALARSKNEPAWLVAWREEAGQWATELELPKPEKTPIQRWSLDSHGAYRPGNPVADFSQLPKAIADLLPEQMPEALIVQHNSSVVYTRLSEELKAKGVVLSSLEEAAKTHEEIVGKHLMTAYKRDEHKLAAQHGALWNGGVFLYVPRNVEIDSPIQALVYADDAEATLAPHILIVADANSRVSFVEQLFSSLGEASGTLLHNGAVEVFAKGGANVRYAAVHHMEQAAIDVSYRRAVVDNDARIEWIVGDLHSGNTLTDTKSILQGNGSSSDAKIITVGTGNQRMSVTTQAVHFGRSSESDMITRAVMKDEATAIINGITKIEKAATKANGQQTEKVLMLSPKARGDANPILLIDEDDVKAGHAASVGQVNPEQVYYLMSRGISKQEAERLIIHGFLDPVVSEIPLEGLREDLHRILERKLG; from the coding sequence ATGAGTACACCGACCACCTCTTTCGGCCGCGAGGCGGCAGCCGCTCTCGCCCGCAGCAAGAACGAGCCGGCATGGCTCGTCGCCTGGAGGGAAGAAGCGGGGCAATGGGCGACGGAGCTTGAGCTTCCGAAACCGGAGAAAACGCCGATCCAGCGGTGGAGCCTGGATTCGCACGGCGCCTATCGGCCGGGCAATCCCGTGGCCGACTTCTCGCAACTGCCGAAAGCAATCGCGGATCTGCTTCCGGAGCAAATGCCGGAAGCGTTGATCGTTCAGCATAATTCTTCCGTCGTGTATACGCGTCTGTCCGAAGAGCTCAAGGCGAAGGGCGTCGTGCTTTCCAGCCTGGAAGAAGCCGCGAAGACGCACGAAGAGATCGTCGGCAAGCATCTGATGACCGCGTACAAGCGCGACGAACACAAATTGGCGGCGCAGCACGGCGCGCTGTGGAACGGCGGGGTGTTTCTGTACGTTCCCCGGAACGTGGAGATCGACAGTCCGATCCAGGCGCTTGTTTACGCGGACGACGCGGAAGCGACGCTCGCTCCGCATATTTTGATCGTGGCCGACGCGAACAGCCGGGTCTCGTTCGTGGAACAGCTGTTCAGTTCGCTCGGCGAGGCTTCGGGCACGCTGCTTCATAACGGAGCGGTCGAAGTGTTCGCCAAGGGGGGCGCGAATGTCCGTTACGCGGCTGTGCATCATATGGAACAGGCGGCGATCGACGTGTCTTACCGGCGCGCGGTCGTGGATAACGACGCCCGCATCGAATGGATCGTAGGCGATTTGCACAGCGGCAACACGCTGACGGATACGAAGTCGATCCTGCAAGGGAACGGCTCTTCTTCGGACGCCAAGATCATTACCGTGGGCACGGGAAATCAGCGGATGAGCGTCACGACGCAGGCGGTTCACTTCGGCCGCTCCTCCGAAAGCGACATGATTACCCGCGCGGTCATGAAAGACGAAGCGACGGCGATTATCAACGGCATTACGAAAATCGAGAAAGCCGCCACGAAAGCGAACGGGCAGCAAACGGAAAAAGTGCTCATGCTCAGCCCGAAGGCGCGCGGAGACGCGAATCCGATTTTGCTGATCGACGAAGACGACGTCAAAGCCGGCCACGCGGCAAGCGTAGGCCAGGTCAATCCGGAGCAGGTGTACTACCTGATGTCCCGCGGCATCTCCAAGCAGGAGGCGGAACGGCTGATCATCCATGGGTTCCTCGATCCGGTCGTTTCGGAAATCCCGCTCGAAGGGCTGCGTGAAGACCTCCACCGGATTCTGGAAAGGAAGCTGGGCTAA